The Oryza glaberrima chromosome 5, OglaRS2, whole genome shotgun sequence DNA segment AATTTCCCTTATATTAGCTTTGAAGATGCCAAGCCACCAAAAAATATGTCCAGGTAATAAGTAGAGTAGTATAGCTTTCACAATTTTGCTACTTGGAACAGATAAAAGTCACCTCAAgtgtttattataaaaaataagatTAGTCAGCACAAAATTTTAGTTCTACTTGACGGAAGGCTGCTTACTGCCTAAAGAAGGCAGTTTAAATAAGAAAGCCAACAAATAAGTTTAGATTGCATACATCATTGCGAAGAACATTACAAGTAGCAGCCTAACCTGAGTTTCTCGAGACTCTTGTCTTTGAATCTACGACTATTTCTCTTCGTCAGACTGAGAAGGCCCATTGATGGCATCAGCAAAATACTCAACTGGAATCATGTCAACATACAAATCATCAAACTTTTATAGTAGTGAATATAGGTTTTTCAAAATTCACTGTACTgcatatattttaaatagacAAGTACAAAATTACCTATGTCATCATCCGGGGATTCAAAAATATCAGAGTCTGAAGGCAGGAATGGGTTGCCTGAATAGTTTTCAAGGGCTGCCAGGTCTGAAAGTCAATGCCAACAGTAGTTAGATGTAAGCAGTAGCAAAAGCtgaaaataagttcatttagcAAAGTGGTGAACGTTTTTGTTTCCCGTCTACAGGTCAATTCTAGATGAAATATGATTGTCCCAGAAAAATATTAAGTAGAAATATATTCTTTTAAGCACTGACAAAAAGTGAAAAGCACATTCAGGAGCTTGTTTTCAAATACTACACTGCTAGAATACTGTCTATAAGTCAGGTAATTCAGTATGTGGGGGAGAACAGAAGCAGCACTACTCAAACATTTTAGCCAAGCGAAGATCTTGATTTACTCCAACAAGGGGTAAACAAAATTGAGGAGAGAAATACAACACTATATATGGCATAAGTTCAACTAATTAACCAAGATATCAAACAAGCAATGAGAATCCCagagaattaattaaaaatgcAAGTGTTATACAAGATAATATCTCACAACATAGGACATTACCTCCCAGATTTGTCAAATCTGCTGATAAATCAGAAAGACTGAAATCCCAGATCTGCTGCCCCAAGGAAGAGCTATCACCACCATTTGGTCCTATTTGCAGAGGTCCTCCATTCCCTAAATCATCTCCAAAGGTGGCATTTACAGTAGATGCATCCACATCCATCCCTGATATATCAGGAGTGAAAGAAACATGATTGCTTGACATTGCAGATGATGGACTCACAGCCATCTCTGATGACATGGCTCCAGCATGTGCAGTTCCAGGAACTTCATTCTCTGTCATGCTTCAGAAACATAATGCAAAAATCAAACGAATTGTATAGGTGCTGACAGCAAGATTTTAACTGTAGCTACCTGATAGGTACATATGTATGCCATTGTCTTACAAGACACAAGAAAATAATTAGTATAAGAAAAATGTATTCAATTTTTACAGTCA contains these protein-coding regions:
- the LOC127774661 gene encoding uncharacterized protein LOC127774661 isoform X3 gives rise to the protein MNRGEVVRTLSTRARIEPGFTTLVWQKLEEENSEFFRAYYIRLKLKKQINLFNHLLEHQYHLMKYPVPQQVPLTPTQNGIRPMPVNNLPMGYPVLQQPGIPAPVQPHVNSMSCGPPGCHVVNGIPAPGGYNPIRMSSGNGMTENEVPGTAHAGAMSSEMAVSPSSAMSSNHVSFTPDISGMDVDASTVNATFGDDLGNGGPLQIGPNGGDSSSLGQQIWDFSLSDLSADLTNLGDLAALENYSGNPFLPSDSDIFESPDDDIVEYFADAINGPSQSDEEK